Proteins encoded by one window of uncultured Cohaesibacter sp.:
- the pfkB gene encoding 1-phosphofructokinase — MHKWKTAFIMPAGLIGRGQSGFAFSDLFDHFELGDPMTAKVKIATVTLNPAIDQTIRIDNFVAGGVNRVLGEQSDAGGKGVNVASFLSHFDHKVAVTGLLGARNPAIFERLFRDRGIVNRFVMAHGSTRINVKIVDTVRDTVTDVNFPGLSVNSYDVDGVFAAIDEMCAEGVESFLFAGSLPSGVPAGLYAEMISHLKAMGKRVVLDTSGLALREAVAVGPDLIKPNLDEFNELTGKQLSEPQEIVRVAREVLEGIPLVVVSMGSRGALFVSHDEAIWARPPKVDVRTTVGAGDAMVAGLLHCLQLDMGLEDMARLSTACSVGALTEVGPMLPEDTIIEAIALEVKLEAVTV; from the coding sequence GTGCATAAGTGGAAGACCGCTTTCATCATGCCAGCAGGCCTGATAGGGAGAGGGCAATCCGGCTTTGCGTTTTCTGATCTCTTCGACCATTTCGAACTGGGAGACCCCATGACCGCCAAGGTGAAAATCGCCACTGTTACGCTCAATCCCGCCATCGATCAGACGATCCGTATCGACAATTTTGTCGCGGGCGGCGTCAATCGGGTGCTTGGCGAGCAGTCCGATGCGGGCGGGAAAGGGGTCAATGTGGCGTCCTTTCTCTCCCATTTCGATCACAAGGTCGCGGTCACCGGCTTGTTGGGCGCGCGCAACCCGGCCATTTTCGAGCGGCTGTTCCGTGACCGGGGGATCGTCAACCGCTTCGTCATGGCGCACGGCTCGACGCGCATCAACGTCAAGATCGTTGATACGGTGCGGGACACGGTGACCGATGTGAATTTTCCCGGTCTGTCGGTCAATAGCTACGATGTGGATGGCGTCTTCGCGGCGATCGACGAGATGTGCGCCGAAGGGGTCGAGAGCTTTCTGTTTGCGGGCAGTCTGCCGTCTGGTGTGCCCGCTGGGCTTTATGCCGAGATGATCTCGCATCTGAAGGCCATGGGCAAGCGGGTCGTGCTCGATACGAGCGGACTGGCTCTCCGGGAAGCCGTGGCCGTGGGGCCGGATCTCATCAAGCCCAATCTCGATGAGTTTAACGAGTTAACAGGTAAGCAGCTGTCCGAACCCCAAGAGATCGTCCGCGTTGCCCGCGAGGTGCTCGAGGGTATTCCGCTGGTGGTGGTGTCGATGGGATCGCGGGGTGCCCTGTTCGTCTCCCATGATGAGGCAATCTGGGCTCGGCCGCCGAAAGTGGATGTGCGAACCACGGTGGGAGCGGGGGATGCCATGGTTGCCGGGTTACTACACTGCCTGCAACTTGATATGGGTCTAGAGGACATGGCCCGGCTGTCAACGGCCTGCTCGGTGGGGGCTCTCACGGAGGTGGGGCCTATGCTGCCCGAAGATACCATCATCGAGGCGATTGCGCTTGAGGTGAAGCTCGAAGCTGTCACGGTCTAG
- a CDS encoding YhcH/YjgK/YiaL family protein — protein MLSANLKNLSTVPYLQPELADIISKVKALIESKPALGRHELDGDKLFVNYVEDHTEPFEDRRIEFHKDHIDIQILDEGSEAIGWSTMPAAKVSEDLLKEKDVAFTKAAENEKLVTLTPMDFVIFYPGELHRPLVATDKGVMTVRKYIVKIHRSLLEA, from the coding sequence ATGCTATCTGCCAATCTGAAAAATCTGTCCACCGTTCCCTATCTGCAGCCTGAGCTTGCTGATATCATCAGCAAGGTCAAGGCGCTGATCGAGAGCAAACCAGCTCTTGGACGTCACGAGCTGGATGGTGACAAGCTGTTTGTCAATTATGTGGAGGATCACACCGAACCCTTCGAGGATCGCCGTATCGAGTTTCACAAGGATCATATCGATATCCAGATTCTGGACGAGGGCTCCGAAGCCATTGGCTGGAGCACGATGCCAGCTGCCAAGGTCAGTGAAGATCTGCTCAAAGAGAAGGATGTCGCCTTCACCAAGGCCGCCGAGAATGAAAAGCTTGTCACGCTGACCCCGATGGATTTCGTGATTTTTTATCCTGGCGAACTGCATCGCCCGTTGGTTGCCACGGACAAGGGCGTGATGACGGTGCGCAAATATATCGTCAAGATCCATCGCAGCCTGCTGGAAGCCTGA
- the mmsA gene encoding multiple monosaccharide ABC transporter ATP-binding protein, whose product MNTILEMRGITKTFPGVKALSDVNLTVSEGEIHALVGENGAGKSTLMKVLSGVYPHGTYEGDIIYKGDTQSFAGIADSEKQGIIIIHQELALVPLLSIAENMFLGNERAKNGVIDWHLAHSEAEMLLKTVGLDKPTGTLITNLGTGQQQLVEIAKALSKEVKLLILDEPTSSLNERDSEALLDLLLEFKRQGISSILISHKLNEVVKVADKITVLRDGQTVSTLDCDKSVEMENKIIKDMVGRELTNRFPPREPKIGEPLLEVKNWNVYHQIHADRHLIRDVNFNLRAGEIVGISGLMGAGRTELAMSIFGRSYGQKISGEISLKGQPVDVSTINKAVGAGLAYVTEDRKEYGLVLENSIKVNTTLSNLEGVSKGIVIDDNEETRVGLEYKNKLNTRCSGLAQQVVNLSGGNQQKVVLSKWLFANPDVLILDEPTRGIDVNAKYEIYAIINQLAAEGKGIIFISSELPELLGMTDRIYVMNEGKMVGELPTSEASQEKIMRMIIKDKG is encoded by the coding sequence ATGAACACCATTCTAGAAATGCGAGGAATCACGAAGACCTTTCCGGGTGTAAAGGCCTTGAGTGATGTGAACCTGACCGTCTCCGAAGGGGAAATCCATGCCCTGGTCGGCGAGAATGGCGCAGGCAAGTCCACCCTGATGAAGGTCCTCAGCGGCGTTTATCCTCACGGCACATACGAGGGTGACATCATTTACAAGGGCGACACGCAATCCTTTGCGGGCATCGCCGACAGCGAGAAGCAAGGCATCATCATCATCCATCAGGAACTAGCCCTGGTGCCGCTTCTCTCGATTGCAGAAAACATGTTTCTTGGCAACGAGCGCGCGAAGAATGGCGTGATCGACTGGCACCTTGCCCATTCGGAAGCCGAGATGCTGCTCAAGACCGTCGGGCTGGACAAGCCGACGGGCACGCTGATCACCAACCTTGGCACGGGCCAGCAGCAGCTGGTCGAGATCGCCAAGGCGCTTTCCAAGGAAGTGAAGCTTCTCATTCTGGATGAGCCGACGTCGTCGCTGAACGAGCGGGACAGTGAGGCTCTGCTGGACTTGCTGCTTGAGTTCAAACGTCAGGGGATCTCCTCGATCCTGATCTCGCACAAGCTCAACGAGGTTGTGAAGGTTGCGGACAAGATCACGGTTCTGCGCGATGGCCAGACGGTCAGCACGCTCGACTGCGACAAGTCCGTCGAGATGGAGAACAAGATCATCAAGGACATGGTCGGCCGCGAGCTGACCAACCGCTTCCCGCCGCGTGAGCCGAAGATTGGCGAGCCGCTTCTGGAAGTGAAGAACTGGAACGTCTATCACCAGATCCATGCGGATCGTCATCTGATCCGGGATGTTAACTTCAATCTTCGGGCCGGTGAGATCGTCGGGATCTCGGGTCTGATGGGGGCCGGGCGCACCGAGCTTGCGATGAGCATCTTTGGCCGCTCCTATGGCCAGAAGATCTCAGGCGAGATCTCACTGAAGGGCCAGCCGGTTGACGTCAGCACGATCAACAAGGCGGTTGGCGCCGGTCTTGCCTATGTCACCGAGGACCGCAAGGAATATGGTCTGGTGCTTGAGAACAGCATCAAGGTGAACACGACGCTTTCCAATCTGGAAGGGGTCTCGAAGGGCATCGTGATCGATGACAACGAGGAGACCCGTGTCGGGCTTGAATACAAGAACAAGCTGAACACGCGCTGCTCGGGCCTTGCCCAGCAAGTGGTGAACCTGTCTGGTGGCAACCAGCAGAAGGTTGTTCTTTCGAAGTGGCTGTTTGCCAATCCGGACGTTTTGATCCTGGATGAGCCGACCCGCGGCATCGACGTGAATGCCAAATACGAAATCTACGCGATCATCAATCAGCTTGCCGCAGAGGGCAAGGGCATCATCTTCATCTCTTCTGAGCTGCCCGAGCTTCTTGGCATGACGGATCGCATCTACGTGATGAATGAAGGCAAGATGGTTGGCGAGCTGCCGACCTCCGAGGCTTCGCAGGAAAAGATCATGCGGATGATCATCAAGGACAAAGGCTGA
- the araA gene encoding L-arabinose isomerase, translating to MYGLKPLKFWFICGSQHLYGPETLEQVSANAREVVAGLNDGGKLVLPIEFAAMVTTPNEVAEVCQRASNDPECGGVIVWMHTFSPAKMWIRGLNLLTKPILHLHTQYRADLPWDSLDMDYMNLHQAAHGDREGGHIHTRMRLRRKVVVGHWLEADVQERIDAWMRAARAWNDWQGGRICRFGDNMRDVAVTEGDKVGAEMAFGMGVDGWAVGDLVARMAAFSDADVAARAAEYDEAYTLMPELAPGGARRDSVLDAARQELGIEAFLKEGGYTAFTHTFQDLHGLNQLPGLAPQRLMAQGFGFSGEGDWKTPAIIRAMKVMGHGLTGACSFMEDYTYNMVAGQECVLGSHMLEVCPTIADGKPTMEIHPLGIGGKADPVRLVFNSRKGRAINASLIDMGNRFRLIANVVESIDHPDLPKLPVARAVWETKPDLKTACAAWIYAGGAHHTAYSYDVTTEMLEDFAEIAGIELAVIDEKTEIGAFKQTLRNNEIYWHFARGIRA from the coding sequence ATGTACGGATTGAAACCGCTCAAATTCTGGTTCATCTGCGGCTCACAGCATCTTTATGGACCCGAAACCCTCGAACAGGTCAGCGCCAATGCGCGCGAAGTCGTCGCCGGACTGAATGACGGCGGCAAGCTGGTCCTGCCAATCGAATTTGCAGCCATGGTGACGACGCCCAACGAAGTGGCAGAGGTCTGCCAGCGCGCTTCGAACGATCCCGAATGCGGTGGTGTCATTGTCTGGATGCACACTTTCTCACCTGCCAAAATGTGGATCCGTGGTCTCAATCTGCTGACCAAGCCAATCCTTCATCTGCACACCCAATATCGGGCCGACCTGCCTTGGGACAGCCTTGATATGGATTACATGAACCTGCATCAGGCTGCCCATGGCGACCGCGAAGGTGGGCACATCCATACCCGTATGCGCCTCCGCCGCAAGGTTGTCGTCGGCCATTGGCTCGAAGCTGATGTTCAGGAACGGATTGACGCCTGGATGCGCGCAGCGCGTGCCTGGAATGACTGGCAGGGTGGCCGGATCTGCCGGTTCGGCGACAATATGCGCGATGTGGCTGTGACCGAAGGGGATAAAGTCGGGGCCGAAATGGCCTTTGGCATGGGCGTCGATGGCTGGGCCGTCGGTGATCTGGTCGCCCGCATGGCGGCCTTCTCGGACGCCGACGTTGCGGCCCGTGCGGCAGAATATGATGAAGCCTATACCCTGATGCCGGAACTGGCTCCGGGTGGTGCCCGTCGCGACTCCGTGCTTGATGCGGCCCGTCAGGAATTGGGCATTGAAGCTTTCCTCAAGGAAGGGGGCTACACCGCGTTCACCCATACCTTCCAGGATCTGCATGGTCTTAACCAGCTGCCCGGTCTTGCTCCGCAGCGTTTGATGGCGCAAGGGTTCGGCTTCTCTGGCGAAGGCGACTGGAAGACCCCGGCGATCATCCGTGCGATGAAAGTCATGGGCCATGGTCTGACCGGTGCCTGCTCCTTCATGGAAGACTATACCTACAACATGGTTGCCGGTCAGGAATGCGTGCTCGGCTCACACATGCTCGAGGTCTGCCCGACCATTGCGGACGGCAAGCCGACGATGGAAATCCATCCGCTTGGTATTGGTGGCAAGGCTGATCCGGTTCGCCTGGTCTTCAATTCCCGCAAGGGTCGTGCGATCAACGCCAGCCTCATCGATATGGGCAATCGCTTCCGCCTGATTGCCAATGTGGTCGAATCTATCGATCACCCGGATTTGCCGAAGTTGCCGGTGGCTCGCGCCGTCTGGGAAACCAAGCCTGATCTTAAGACCGCCTGTGCGGCCTGGATATACGCCGGTGGCGCCCATCACACCGCCTACAGCTATGATGTGACCACCGAAATGCTCGAAGACTTTGCTGAAATTGCCGGTATTGAACTGGCGGTCATTGACGAGAAAACCGAAATTGGTGCCTTCAAGCAGACTCTTCGGAACAACGAGATCTACTGGCACTTTGCCAGAGGGATCCGCGCCTGA
- the mmsB gene encoding multiple monosaccharide ABC transporter permease yields MEQVVKSSPTNSDDEENKGGISSYLKANVREYGLLIALVVVMVFFQVVTNGILMKPLNLTNLILQNSYIVIMAIGMLLVIVAGHIDLSVGSVMGFIGALAAVMIVNYEINYLVVIVVCLFVGVGIGALQGFWVAYYKIPAFIVTLAGMLSFRGLTLALLNGQSIGPFPTGFQKLSSGFIPDLFGSGRPHILTIALGLILSLFLLYSAWKDRKAKEKVSNVDEPFPVFVLKILMILFAVNYLSYIMAGYRGYPNVLIVMAVLVAAYGFLTSRTTVGRRIYALGGNVKAAKLSGVNTEKLTFLTFANMGLLAAFAGLVFAARLNTATPKAGYGYELDVIAAVFIGGASTTGGVGTVTGAIIGAFLMGVMNNGMSILSIGIDWQQVIKGVVLLAAVIFDVYNKKKAQ; encoded by the coding sequence ATGGAACAAGTTGTCAAGTCCTCTCCGACCAATTCGGATGACGAAGAAAACAAAGGCGGCATCAGCAGCTATCTGAAAGCCAACGTGCGCGAATATGGTCTGCTGATCGCTCTTGTCGTTGTGATGGTCTTCTTTCAGGTTGTCACCAACGGCATTCTGATGAAGCCGCTCAACCTGACCAACCTCATTCTGCAGAACAGCTATATCGTCATCATGGCGATCGGCATGCTGTTGGTGATCGTTGCCGGTCACATCGACCTGTCGGTCGGTTCGGTGATGGGCTTCATCGGGGCTCTGGCTGCGGTGATGATCGTCAATTACGAGATCAACTATCTGGTGGTCATCGTGGTCTGCCTGTTCGTTGGTGTCGGCATCGGGGCGCTGCAGGGCTTCTGGGTTGCCTATTACAAGATCCCGGCCTTCATCGTGACCCTTGCGGGCATGCTGAGCTTCCGTGGTCTGACGCTGGCGCTGCTCAATGGCCAGTCCATCGGCCCGTTCCCGACCGGCTTCCAGAAGCTGAGCTCGGGCTTCATTCCCGATCTCTTCGGCTCAGGCCGCCCGCACATCCTGACGATTGCTCTGGGTCTGATCCTCAGCCTGTTCCTGCTTTACAGCGCCTGGAAGGACCGCAAGGCCAAAGAAAAAGTGTCCAATGTGGACGAGCCGTTTCCGGTCTTTGTTCTGAAGATCCTGATGATCCTGTTTGCCGTCAACTATCTGTCCTACATCATGGCAGGCTATCGCGGCTATCCGAACGTGCTGATCGTCATGGCGGTTCTGGTTGCGGCCTATGGCTTCCTGACCTCGCGGACGACGGTTGGTCGGCGGATCTATGCCCTTGGGGGCAACGTCAAGGCGGCCAAGCTCTCTGGTGTGAACACCGAGAAGCTGACCTTTCTGACCTTTGCCAACATGGGTCTTCTGGCGGCCTTTGCCGGGCTGGTCTTTGCGGCCCGCCTCAACACGGCAACGCCGAAGGCAGGTTATGGCTACGAGCTTGACGTCATCGCGGCGGTCTTTATCGGTGGTGCTTCGACCACGGGTGGTGTCGGCACCGTCACCGGGGCTATCATCGGCGCCTTCCTGATGGGTGTCATGAACAACGGCATGTCGATCCTCTCCATCGGCATCGACTGGCAGCAGGTCATCAAGGGCGTCGTCCTCCTCGCCGCCGTTATCTTCGATGTCTACAACAAAAAGAAAGCGCAATAA
- the araD gene encoding L-ribulose-5-phosphate 4-epimerase AraD produces the protein MLAELREDVFRANLELNARGVVVYTWGNVSGIDREQGLVVIKPSGVPYETMTADDMVVVDLDNNVVWGTKKPSSDTKTHTTLYKAFPNIGGVTHTHSRHAVAWAQARRDIPCLGTTQADYCSGPVPCTAPLTEEEVNRDYETTTAEAIIRRFEGLDPAAIPMVLVAGHGPFAWGTSAANSVHNAVVLEEVAHMATLTATISNPLKPLEQYVLDYHYERKHGKNAWYGQ, from the coding sequence TTGCTAGCCGAACTGCGAGAAGACGTTTTCCGTGCGAACCTTGAATTGAACGCGCGCGGGGTCGTTGTCTATACGTGGGGCAATGTCAGCGGCATCGACCGCGAACAGGGCCTCGTCGTGATCAAGCCATCGGGGGTCCCTTACGAGACGATGACCGCCGATGACATGGTGGTGGTTGACCTTGACAACAACGTCGTCTGGGGGACCAAGAAACCATCTTCGGACACCAAGACGCACACGACCCTTTACAAGGCCTTCCCTAACATCGGGGGCGTCACCCACACCCATTCGCGTCATGCCGTTGCGTGGGCTCAGGCCCGTCGAGACATTCCCTGCCTTGGCACGACACAGGCCGACTATTGCTCTGGACCGGTTCCCTGTACAGCTCCGTTGACCGAGGAAGAGGTCAACCGGGATTACGAAACGACGACGGCCGAGGCGATCATTCGCCGGTTTGAAGGCCTTGATCCTGCTGCCATTCCCATGGTGCTGGTTGCCGGACACGGTCCCTTTGCCTGGGGCACGAGTGCGGCGAATTCGGTTCACAATGCTGTTGTGCTGGAAGAGGTTGCTCATATGGCGACTCTGACCGCAACGATCTCGAACCCGCTCAAGCCGCTTGAGCAATATGTGCTCGATTATCACTACGAGCGCAAGCACGGCAAGAATGCTTGGTACGGCCAGTAG
- the araC gene encoding arabinose operon transcriptional regulator AraC, whose protein sequence is MDDHSYFNPSEDAAVQRIFRKLAYRSNQPGEDTQVAPLFPGFEFDVRLVASITPIEKDGPLDFYIDRPEGMRGWIINLTVDGVGRVFDGKNSFTVHPGDLLLFPPGARHFYGRDFDAEKWWHRWIYFQPRAFWKPWLQWETNIDGVYLMRKNEESKTSELFRLFVEVEKWADSPGSLSVDLAFNRLEHILLQCARTTRSTKTTNRVLDERVLAACSMISENLDKPLTVKEIASHVCLSPSRLSHLFQKNIGTGVVQWRDGQRVQYAMQILRVTNVPIKSLSQMVGYDDPLYFSRVFRRHTGMSPRTFRERSLPQGNAGDPHQSGSQGSGPENPGALSGKSG, encoded by the coding sequence ATGGACGATCATTCTTATTTCAACCCGAGTGAAGATGCGGCGGTTCAACGCATATTTCGCAAGCTGGCCTATCGGTCCAATCAGCCCGGCGAAGACACTCAGGTCGCCCCGCTGTTTCCCGGTTTTGAATTCGACGTTCGACTGGTCGCCAGCATCACACCGATCGAGAAAGACGGCCCGCTCGACTTCTATATCGACAGGCCTGAAGGCATGCGCGGCTGGATCATCAACCTCACGGTCGACGGAGTCGGTCGGGTCTTTGATGGCAAGAATTCCTTCACCGTCCATCCCGGAGATCTGCTGCTTTTCCCACCGGGAGCCCGCCATTTCTATGGTCGCGACTTCGACGCCGAGAAATGGTGGCACCGCTGGATCTACTTCCAGCCCCGCGCCTTCTGGAAGCCATGGCTGCAGTGGGAAACCAACATCGACGGCGTCTATCTGATGCGCAAGAACGAAGAGAGCAAGACCAGCGAATTGTTCCGCCTTTTCGTTGAAGTGGAGAAATGGGCTGATTCCCCCGGCAGCCTGTCAGTCGACCTCGCCTTCAATCGCCTTGAGCATATCCTGCTACAATGCGCGCGCACGACACGCTCGACCAAAACAACCAACCGCGTGCTGGACGAACGTGTCCTCGCCGCCTGCTCGATGATTTCGGAAAATCTGGACAAACCGCTGACCGTCAAGGAGATCGCCAGCCACGTCTGCCTGTCGCCCTCGCGCCTGTCGCACCTGTTCCAGAAGAACATCGGCACCGGCGTCGTGCAATGGCGGGATGGCCAGCGGGTACAATATGCCATGCAGATCCTGCGCGTCACCAACGTGCCCATCAAGTCCCTCTCCCAGATGGTGGGTTATGATGATCCGCTCTACTTTTCGCGCGTCTTCCGCCGCCACACCGGCATGAGCCCGCGCACTTTCCGCGAGCGTAGCCTACCGCAGGGCAATGCCGGCGATCCGCACCAGTCCGGCAGTCAAGGTTCCGGCCCCGAAAATCCGGGCGCCCTGTCGGGAAAATCAGGCTAG
- a CDS encoding ribulokinase, translating into MATDQQTCTLGLDFGSDSVRAVIVSVDGGDELASAVASYPRWSEGRFCDPIRQQFRQHPADHLEAMTSAVAGALAEMGDNKPNIIGIGVDTTGSSPMPVTADGTALALKDGFATDPDAMCILWKDHTSVKEAEDINTLCHSGQFPDYTKYVGGIYSSEWFWAKILNVGRRNPEVFQAAASWVEFCDWIPSVLTGVDDASKIVRGVCAAGHKALWHPEFGGLPSLEWLTALDPCLGNLAYPMFTETRTSDQSAGGLCEEWAGRFGLKAGIPVAVGAFDCHMGAVGAGIEDYSLVRVMGTSTCDILVAPPEEVGDTLVHGICGQVPGSAMPDSIGFEAGQSSFGDVFAWFERVLSWNRKTNAKSGSLLPELEAEAALLPPGGHGERALDWLNGRRTPDADQTVKAIISGLHLGSTAPSIYRALIEATAFGSRAIVERFEEQGIPVKKIVGIGGIARKSDLISQVCADVMNRSIYVIESDQCCARGAAIFAATAAGAYEDIRAAKDAMHSPVEKIFEPNPEAHAIYNKIYEDYKRIGAFANDLSKS; encoded by the coding sequence ATGGCCACCGATCAGCAGACCTGTACTTTGGGTTTGGATTTTGGGTCCGACAGTGTAAGGGCTGTCATTGTCAGTGTGGATGGGGGAGACGAGCTTGCCTCTGCGGTCGCGAGCTACCCGCGCTGGTCGGAAGGACGCTTCTGCGATCCGATCCGGCAGCAGTTCCGCCAGCATCCTGCAGACCATCTCGAAGCGATGACAAGCGCCGTTGCGGGCGCTCTCGCCGAGATGGGCGACAACAAGCCAAATATCATCGGGATCGGCGTCGATACGACCGGTTCCTCTCCGATGCCGGTAACCGCCGACGGTACGGCTCTGGCACTGAAGGACGGGTTTGCGACCGATCCTGACGCGATGTGCATCCTCTGGAAGGACCACACGTCGGTCAAGGAAGCCGAAGACATCAACACGCTTTGCCATTCGGGTCAGTTCCCGGATTACACCAAATATGTCGGCGGCATCTATTCGTCCGAATGGTTCTGGGCCAAGATCCTGAATGTGGGGCGGCGGAACCCGGAAGTCTTTCAGGCGGCAGCAAGTTGGGTTGAATTCTGCGACTGGATCCCGTCGGTTCTGACCGGTGTGGATGATGCCAGCAAGATCGTCCGTGGTGTCTGCGCTGCGGGTCACAAGGCGCTGTGGCATCCCGAGTTTGGCGGACTGCCGAGCCTTGAATGGCTGACGGCGCTTGATCCGTGCCTTGGTAACCTTGCCTATCCGATGTTCACCGAAACCCGCACCTCTGATCAGTCCGCAGGCGGGCTTTGTGAGGAATGGGCGGGCCGGTTCGGCCTCAAGGCGGGCATCCCCGTCGCCGTCGGTGCTTTTGACTGCCACATGGGGGCGGTTGGTGCCGGGATCGAGGATTACTCGCTGGTGCGCGTCATGGGGACCTCGACCTGCGATATTCTTGTTGCTCCGCCCGAAGAAGTTGGTGACACGCTGGTGCACGGGATTTGCGGTCAGGTTCCGGGCAGTGCGATGCCGGATTCGATCGGCTTTGAAGCCGGGCAGTCCTCCTTTGGTGACGTGTTCGCCTGGTTCGAGCGCGTTCTGTCTTGGAACCGCAAGACAAATGCCAAGTCTGGATCGCTGTTGCCGGAACTGGAAGCCGAAGCTGCGCTTCTGCCCCCTGGCGGGCATGGCGAGCGGGCGCTCGACTGGTTGAACGGCCGCCGGACACCGGATGCCGACCAGACCGTGAAGGCGATCATCTCCGGTCTGCACCTAGGCTCGACCGCACCTTCGATCTATCGGGCGCTCATTGAGGCAACGGCCTTTGGCTCGCGTGCCATCGTCGAGCGGTTCGAGGAGCAGGGCATTCCGGTCAAGAAGATCGTCGGGATTGGCGGCATTGCCCGCAAGTCTGACCTGATTTCGCAGGTCTGTGCGGACGTCATGAACCGCAGCATCTATGTCATCGAATCCGATCAGTGCTGCGCCCGCGGGGCGGCGATCTTTGCGGCCACTGCAGCGGGAGCCTATGAAGACATCCGTGCAGCCAAGGATGCCATGCACAGTCCGGTTGAAAAGATCTTTGAACCGAACCCCGAAGCGCATGCGATCTACAACAAGATTTACGAGGATTACAAACGCATTGGCGCCTTTGCCAACGACCTTTCGAAGTCTTGA
- the chvE gene encoding multiple monosaccharide ABC transporter substrate-binding protein: MRFGSFFKMLSVGALAVAAGLSLSAAPSSAADKGFVGIAMPTQSSARWITDGNSMKEQFEAAGYTTDLQYAEDDIANQLRQIETMILKGVNVLVIASIDGTTLSSALELAADSGIKVIAYDRLIRDSGNVDYYATFDNFQVGVLQATNLVNGLKERFPGAKPWNVELFGGSPDDNNAYFFYNGAMSVLQPMIDAGEVVVPSGQFGMDKVGTLRWDGAVAQARMDNLLSAFYTDKTVHGVLAPYDGLSIGILSSLKGVGYGSGDMKMPIVTGQDAEVQSIKSILAGEQYSTIFKDTRALAGVTVKMVNALLEGGEPEINDTETYDNGVKVVPSYLLKPLPVTKANWEERVIDSGYYTMDQIK, encoded by the coding sequence ATGAGATTTGGAAGTTTCTTTAAAATGCTGAGCGTTGGCGCTCTGGCTGTCGCAGCGGGTTTGTCCCTGTCTGCCGCTCCGTCCAGTGCTGCTGACAAAGGGTTTGTTGGTATTGCAATGCCAACCCAGTCATCCGCTCGCTGGATCACTGACGGCAACAGCATGAAAGAGCAGTTTGAAGCAGCAGGTTACACGACCGACCTGCAGTATGCTGAGGACGATATTGCCAACCAGCTGCGTCAGATCGAAACCATGATCCTGAAAGGCGTCAACGTGCTCGTGATCGCCTCGATCGACGGCACGACCCTTTCCAGCGCTCTGGAACTGGCAGCCGACAGCGGCATCAAGGTCATCGCCTATGATCGCCTGATCCGTGATTCCGGCAACGTCGACTATTACGCAACCTTCGATAACTTCCAGGTTGGCGTTCTTCAGGCCACCAACCTTGTCAACGGCCTCAAAGAACGCTTCCCGGGTGCAAAACCCTGGAACGTGGAACTGTTCGGCGGTTCTCCTGACGACAACAACGCCTACTTCTTCTACAATGGCGCCATGTCCGTTCTGCAGCCGATGATCGATGCAGGTGAAGTTGTTGTTCCGTCCGGCCAGTTTGGCATGGACAAAGTTGGTACCCTGCGTTGGGACGGTGCAGTTGCTCAGGCTCGCATGGACAACCTGCTGTCCGCCTTCTACACCGACAAAACCGTCCATGGCGTTCTTGCTCCGTATGACGGCCTGTCCATCGGCATCCTGTCTTCGCTCAAAGGCGTTGGCTACGGCTCCGGCGACATGAAAATGCCGATCGTCACCGGTCAGGACGCTGAAGTGCAGTCGATCAAGTCCATTCTTGCTGGCGAACAATATTCCACCATCTTCAAGGATACCCGTGCGCTTGCCGGCGTAACCGTGAAAATGGTGAATGCGCTTCTGGAAGGCGGCGAGCCGGAAATCAACGACACCGAAACCTATGACAACGGTGTGAAAGTTGTTCCGTCCTACCTGCTGAAACCACTTCCCGTTACCAAAGCCAACTGGGAAGAACGCGTCATCGACAGCGGTTACTACACGATGGATCAGATCAAGTAA